One region of Fervidicoccaceae archaeon genomic DNA includes:
- the hypA gene encoding hydrogenase nickel incorporation protein HypA → MVHEWALAESIATYLSEKHGGRAFNKIVIGVGILQSIDLDILDFALRELLNQYNVKVAKIEYRTIEVELKCRACGYSWKLLPEELGAEASEMIHFIPEAIHSFIKCPRCGSRDYEVLKGRGIYIEEISYDEE, encoded by the coding sequence TTGGTTCACGAATGGGCATTGGCGGAATCGATAGCTACATATCTATCAGAAAAGCACGGGGGCAGAGCTTTCAATAAAATAGTCATAGGCGTAGGCATTCTCCAATCCATTGACTTAGATATTTTGGACTTCGCATTGAGGGAGCTTCTGAATCAATATAATGTTAAGGTAGCAAAGATCGAATATAGGACAATTGAGGTAGAGCTGAAGTGCAGAGCATGTGGATATTCTTGGAAGCTTCTCCCAGAAGAGCTTGGGGCTGAGGCATCAGAGATGATCCACTTCATACCTGAAGCAATTCATTCATTCATCAAATGTCCTAGATGCGGATCAAGAGATTATGAAGTGCTGAAAGGAAGAGGGATATACATAGAGGAGATCAGCTATGATGAGGAATGA
- a CDS encoding proton-conducting transporter membrane subunit, producing the protein MNLESQIAVLLLAYTILSYSIHVIARYLKDLIVNVLSIATGIAMAYLCFNARGVAGLIGSMGVLTLIVSLLIAELYRVERRAMFSMLGVYFVGTSILLLITDSALRLFIYWEIIAMVMIGSLALYRSNDGYEAALKYAIICLPSSIVGLFGLILAISETGSLAFPELLLGAASLSKALMAIGFGAEIALFPMYVWLPSVYVGMHPLLLAVEVSSILPATSYIVGTIASMSPATALVISSLALIGSLVGSLSSIVQGDLRKLLSYSTLSQIGYIVLGLSAGTTLARSYSILQMIAHEIPKASLLLISFALLSRLKTSEVNSLSRLGGSYKFVVIGSALALLGLPPFLSFWSELYIFLGTFSAGTPWNILAIVYFTAIVLSTGYAFKIIYTYAEGAAESERIGTDAMGLLILLFFLLSILLSPLQSSILQYFLGFSP; encoded by the coding sequence ATGAATTTGGAGTCTCAGATTGCCGTGCTACTACTTGCTTATACTATTCTCTCATATTCAATACACGTCATAGCAAGGTACTTGAAGGACCTAATCGTAAATGTGCTGTCCATAGCTACAGGAATAGCTATGGCATATCTATGCTTCAATGCTAGAGGCGTGGCTGGTCTAATTGGTTCAATGGGAGTACTGACACTAATAGTATCGCTTCTCATAGCAGAGCTATATAGGGTAGAGAGAAGGGCAATGTTTTCAATGCTAGGAGTTTACTTCGTTGGCACATCCATACTCCTTTTGATAACAGACAGTGCCCTCAGATTATTCATCTACTGGGAAATAATAGCAATGGTCATGATAGGAAGCCTCGCACTTTATAGGAGCAATGATGGCTATGAGGCTGCATTAAAATATGCTATTATCTGTTTACCCAGCTCGATAGTAGGACTGTTTGGCCTAATTTTAGCTATTTCAGAGACAGGATCTCTTGCTTTTCCAGAACTTCTCCTCGGCGCAGCTTCTCTCTCCAAAGCTCTCATGGCTATAGGCTTTGGAGCTGAAATTGCTCTCTTTCCAATGTATGTGTGGCTTCCAAGCGTGTACGTTGGCATGCACCCCCTTCTCCTCGCAGTTGAGGTATCCTCAATCTTGCCAGCGACATCCTACATTGTTGGAACCATAGCTTCTATGAGTCCTGCGACAGCTCTTGTTATATCCTCCTTAGCCCTAATAGGATCCCTCGTTGGCTCTCTCTCCTCTATAGTGCAGGGTGACCTGAGAAAACTTCTTTCCTACAGCACTCTCTCTCAGATAGGATACATAGTTCTAGGTCTATCTGCAGGAACTACTTTAGCCAGGAGCTACTCTATTCTGCAGATGATCGCACATGAAATTCCCAAGGCCTCACTGCTTCTGATATCCTTTGCACTCCTGAGCAGGCTCAAAACAAGCGAAGTCAACAGCCTCTCAAGACTTGGAGGTAGCTATAAATTCGTAGTGATAGGAAGCGCTCTAGCCCTTCTTGGTCTACCACCATTCCTGAGCTTCTGGAGTGAACTCTACATATTCTTGGGCACATTTTCAGCAGGGACTCCATGGAACATATTAGCTATAGTATACTTCACAGCCATCGTGCTGTCCACTGGATATGCCTTTAAAATTATATACACATATGCCGAGGGGGCAGCTGAAAGTGAAAGGATAGGAACTGATGCTATGGGTCTATTAATTCTGCTCTTCTTTCTCTTATCAATATTGCTCTCTCCCCTGCAGAGCTCAATACTTCAATACTTCTTGGGCTTCTCTCCATAG
- a CDS encoding P-loop NTPase, which yields MMRNEDPRDNTIPIRLKEISVILPAVSYKGGVGKTTISSLLALSLADSGASVGLLDLDFTNPSTHLVLGLDLNVAMPREDKGILPVEVEGIKLMTLAFFTKNNPTPLRGKELNEAFKEILSITIWGKLDFLVIDMPPGLSDITLNVLRFMKEKLYPLVISSSSKLSIHPTINLIRMFSEIGILPIALILNEGAGSPKLYSEILDAYQKENIGKIFRIERDDRIENAYGNPDLLRKTTVYAALKQLSRDLLATFGKKS from the coding sequence ATGATGAGGAATGAAGATCCCAGAGATAACACAATCCCCATCAGACTGAAAGAGATCTCCGTTATACTCCCAGCCGTTAGCTACAAGGGAGGAGTAGGAAAGACAACAATCTCTTCTCTGTTAGCCCTTTCTCTTGCTGATTCAGGAGCATCAGTTGGACTGCTTGATCTCGACTTCACTAATCCAAGCACGCATTTGGTACTTGGATTAGACTTGAATGTGGCTATGCCCAGAGAAGATAAGGGAATTTTGCCTGTGGAAGTAGAAGGCATAAAGCTAATGACACTTGCCTTTTTCACAAAGAATAATCCAACTCCCTTAAGGGGAAAAGAGCTCAATGAGGCATTTAAGGAAATACTCTCCATAACCATTTGGGGGAAGTTGGACTTCTTAGTCATAGATATGCCCCCAGGTCTCTCCGATATCACTTTGAATGTGCTGAGATTCATGAAAGAAAAGCTTTACCCCCTCGTGATATCTTCATCGAGCAAGCTCTCGATACATCCGACAATCAACCTTATACGAATGTTCTCGGAAATAGGGATTTTGCCCATAGCCTTAATTCTGAATGAGGGTGCTGGTTCTCCAAAACTTTATTCTGAGATTCTGGATGCATATCAGAAGGAAAACATTGGAAAGATCTTCAGGATAGAGAGAGATGATAGAATAGAGAATGCCTATGGAAATCCCGATTTATTGAGGAAAACTACTGTGTATGCTGCGCTTAAGCAACTTTCGAGGGATCTGCTGGCTACCTTTGGAAAAAAGAGCTAG
- a CDS encoding NADH-quinone oxidoreductase subunit L, translated as METTTNLLAILSLNSFVASALILLFRRRAIAELLAIASAILSLAISMYLISLPYLPIEIQFLPHISLYLDRLSAFFSLVVSLIGSAVAIYSVDYMKNAKDFTRYYSLISLFVGAMLNLVLASDIIYLLLNWELVGVCSALLIAYWWERKEARRAGMKALIMTRIGDVGLMAFASIALYYGESSIPAILSSQQLSLKLIPFLPLLVLAAMGKSAQFPLHTWLPDAMEGPTTVSALLHAATMVKAGVYLMLRFYPIFLGNQAAVAFLLAVSIITLYLSSLAGLVSMDIKRVLAFSTLSSLSLMFIAICLGEFYVALLYLFNHALFKALLFLVSGRVEHSLHTRDISRLKGLWGKGFKIETAGFLIGALSAAGLPPLSAGIVKEELFVGMIPHFSLLEYYLIAGTMSFLMAIFIMRPFVLSFLGRTSNEGAHDKERTPLMTGVNLFLLAMTLIAIVPTIIISRYLGGSGLKLEIETLPFLGVLLGILCAFFIPRTNVSISNIMRKSIESSFGIDIAYNRIGEVFYRYISMAASKLNSGKASQGLRGMIAIVVLIIIALVVFAP; from the coding sequence GTGGAAACCACAACAAATCTTCTCGCAATCCTCTCCCTCAACAGCTTTGTAGCCTCTGCTCTTATCCTTCTTTTCAGAAGGAGAGCAATTGCTGAGCTGCTTGCAATTGCCTCAGCAATTCTTTCTCTAGCAATATCAATGTATTTAATATCTCTGCCATATCTTCCAATAGAGATACAATTTCTTCCACATATATCGCTATATCTAGATAGGCTATCCGCCTTCTTCTCCCTTGTTGTGAGCCTCATTGGAAGTGCAGTCGCTATCTACAGTGTTGACTATATGAAGAATGCTAAGGACTTTACAAGGTATTATTCTCTGATTTCTCTCTTCGTTGGAGCAATGCTGAACTTAGTTCTAGCCTCCGACATAATATATCTACTCCTCAATTGGGAGCTTGTTGGAGTGTGCAGTGCGCTTTTAATAGCGTATTGGTGGGAAAGGAAAGAAGCCAGGAGGGCTGGAATGAAGGCCCTGATCATGACCAGAATTGGAGACGTTGGTTTAATGGCATTTGCCTCTATTGCTCTATATTACGGAGAATCCAGCATTCCAGCGATTCTGTCCTCTCAGCAGCTTTCATTGAAACTTATTCCCTTTTTACCACTCCTGGTTCTCGCGGCAATGGGGAAGTCCGCTCAATTTCCGCTGCACACATGGCTTCCCGATGCTATGGAAGGGCCCACCACAGTAAGCGCACTGCTCCATGCTGCCACAATGGTTAAAGCTGGAGTATATCTCATGCTAAGATTCTATCCAATTTTCCTTGGAAATCAAGCAGCTGTTGCTTTTCTTCTAGCAGTATCTATAATTACTCTTTACCTCTCTTCGCTAGCTGGCTTGGTTTCAATGGATATAAAGAGAGTCCTGGCCTTCAGCACACTTAGTTCCCTCTCACTCATGTTCATAGCAATATGTCTTGGGGAGTTCTACGTTGCCCTACTATACCTCTTCAATCATGCTCTCTTCAAGGCACTTTTATTCCTTGTGAGTGGAAGAGTAGAGCACTCCCTCCACACAAGGGATATCTCGAGGCTGAAGGGACTTTGGGGAAAGGGATTCAAAATTGAGACAGCTGGATTCTTAATAGGGGCTCTAAGCGCTGCAGGTCTTCCTCCTCTATCTGCTGGAATTGTGAAGGAAGAGCTGTTTGTCGGGATGATTCCCCACTTTTCCCTTCTGGAATATTATCTGATAGCTGGAACTATGTCCTTCCTGATGGCCATTTTCATAATGAGGCCATTCGTTTTGTCCTTTCTCGGAAGAACTAGCAATGAAGGAGCTCATGATAAAGAGAGAACACCTCTGATGACAGGCGTGAATTTATTCCTTCTCGCGATGACTCTAATAGCAATTGTCCCAACTATAATCATCTCTAGGTATTTAGGAGGAAGCGGCCTCAAGCTAGAGATAGAGACACTTCCATTCCTTGGAGTTCTGCTTGGAATACTCTGCGCATTCTTCATACCTAGGACAAATGTGAGCATAAGCAACATCATGAGAAAGAGCATTGAGTCCTCATTTGGAATTGATATTGCATATAATAGGATCGGAGAGGTTTTTTACCGATACATATCAATGGCAGCTTCCAAACTGAACAGTGGGAAAGCTTCTCAGGGGCTGAGAGGAATGATAGCAATAGTGGTTCTCATAATAATTGCTCTGGTGGTGTTTGCTCCATGA
- a CDS encoding cystathionine gamma-synthase family protein — protein sequence MKKGTVSIHGHEYYDEGYGIRMPPVYLTSLFEQPNRKTGETKIIDGVRELKYSREENPTTRSLEKAIAKLEEGEDALAFNSGMGAISSVLLSRLSSESKVVIPMEAYSGTIALLVNLSKKIGFKLEKVWPSTEKIIEAIEKDADLAIVETITNPTLRVVDIGEIAKVSAEKGTFLIVDNTFASPILYTPLLHGASLVIESTTKYISGHNDVVGGVIAGKREDVLFLWEWRKLLGTIMQPFEAFLVLRGMKSFAVRMEAHSRNALAVAEFLSEHPRVSEVYYPGLESNPYREIASRLFRKKMYGGVVSFKVKGGRDFALSVLRKLKIIIPSPSFGGPESLLTYPIISASKYIQEEDRRALGITEDLLRLSVGLEDVDDIIEDLDQALS from the coding sequence AGTACTATGATGAAGGATATGGTATCAGGATGCCTCCTGTGTATTTGACGTCGCTTTTCGAGCAGCCAAACAGGAAGACGGGAGAAACAAAAATAATAGATGGGGTAAGGGAGCTCAAGTATTCGAGAGAAGAAAATCCTACTACGAGGTCTCTGGAAAAAGCCATTGCCAAACTGGAAGAAGGAGAAGATGCTTTGGCCTTCAACAGTGGAATGGGGGCTATATCAAGCGTACTCCTTTCTAGGCTGAGTTCTGAATCAAAAGTTGTAATACCAATGGAGGCTTATTCAGGTACGATTGCATTGTTGGTCAATCTCTCAAAAAAAATTGGATTCAAGCTTGAAAAGGTTTGGCCTTCAACAGAAAAGATCATTGAAGCTATTGAGAAAGATGCAGATTTAGCGATAGTGGAGACGATAACTAATCCAACTCTGAGAGTTGTGGATATTGGCGAGATAGCCAAGGTAAGTGCCGAGAAAGGAACTTTCTTGATTGTCGACAACACTTTTGCTTCTCCCATATTGTATACTCCATTATTGCATGGAGCTTCCTTAGTTATAGAGAGCACAACTAAGTATATCAGCGGTCACAACGATGTTGTGGGTGGAGTAATTGCTGGTAAAAGGGAAGATGTTTTATTTCTATGGGAGTGGAGAAAGCTCCTTGGTACAATAATGCAGCCATTCGAGGCTTTTCTGGTTCTCAGGGGCATGAAAAGTTTTGCAGTTAGGATGGAGGCACACTCCAGGAATGCTCTCGCGGTTGCTGAGTTCCTATCGGAACATCCAAGAGTCTCTGAGGTTTACTATCCTGGATTAGAGAGCAATCCTTATAGAGAAATTGCCTCTAGACTGTTTAGGAAAAAAATGTATGGGGGAGTTGTTTCCTTCAAAGTTAAAGGAGGAAGAGATTTTGCTCTCTCTGTGCTGAGAAAGCTGAAAATAATAATTCCCTCTCCTAGCTTTGGAGGACCTGAAAGTCTGTTAACCTATCCCATAATTTCCGCTTCAAAATATATCCAGGAGGAGGATCGGAGGGCGTTGGGAATAACGGAGGATTTGCTTAGACTCTCAGTTGGACTGGAAGATGTAGATGATATTATCGAGGACCTTGATCAAGCTCTCTCATGA